The stretch of DNA TTTCTACTCGCAATTCTCTTACCAAGTATTTTTTTTGACAGAGGTCGTAATGAGTCTTGCAGCAAACAAGGGAACAAAGCTTGCCGTGAGAGATTAAGAAGggaaaaattgaatgaaaggTATTGTCATGCTCATCTGAATTCTTGTTTTCTCTCTGCATTCAAAATTAGGTTTGTCTACTATTTTCTACCATACGCTGCAACACCGATAATGTAGATAAAGCATGGATGTAGTTCATTGCAATTTTATAGCTGTCTTGTTCTCTGCTGGCTTGGGAAGTCTTACAAGACTTGGAGCTGTCATTGGTATAAGTTCTTCCAAGTATAGCTAAGAGTATCCAAAAAAGGTCATTATTCTGTAAGAAGGGTAGCCATTATTGTTACTGAAGAAAGAAGAGAGGCTCTTACAAACAGAAGTATCATTTTTTAAGTGGCACTTAAATCACTTTAGTGTCAGTTATATTATGTCCTTCAAATGAAAATTAGGTGTTCTGAATTAATCTATTTGAATCTTGTTGAGACAGGTTTTCAGACTTATGCTCTGTTCTGGAACCCGGGAGACCTGTAAAAACAGACAAAATGGCCATACTTGGTGATGCCATTCGTGTTCTAAACCAGCTGAAGACTGAATCTGAGGAATACAAAGAGATGAACCAAAAGCTTATGGAAGAGATTAAGACTTTGAAGGTTAGAAATGATTTTGTTGAAAGGCTGAAGTAGCTTGTAAAATTTACGGTGACTGGCAGTCTTGAGTACTAACTCTTGAAGGGAAATTAGAAGAAATTTTGGCTTGGTACTCTTGATTTCTTGAATTCCTATCTCTGATGCCCAGTGTACAATCTCACAGACAAAATCTTTTCTTATAAATAGGAAGAGAAGAATGAACTTCGTGAAGAGAAACTTGCACTGAGGGCTGACAAAGAGAGGATGGAGCAAGAGTTGAAAACTACGGCTTCTCCAGCAAGTTTTATTCCACCTCATCCAGCAGCATATCAGCCGGCTGTAAATAAGATGGCTGTTTTCCCTAGTTATGGTTATGTGCCAATGTGGCAGTATCTACAGCCATCTTCGCGGGACACATCTCAAGATCATATGCTCAGGCCTCCTGCTGCTTGAGAATCTTGCAAGATAATGTATGGCATTTCCCCCTCCATTCGTGTAAATAGTGGCAACATATTAGTCTAGTTTTTACTCTCTTAGTCATCTCTGCCTCCTTTGGGTTTCCTCATTTTCTCGATATTTAATTTGAGGGAGGAACATGTATGGCAGATAATTTCTCTAGATGGAATTGGATTTGATTGACATCTGCTACTTTTGCCTGTTTAGCTCCTGCATTTTTGTTTGTCTCTTGCAATAGGTAGACATTCTAGTTTTTGTGTATCCAAACTATGTGGTACTACTGATTTATGAGCTTTTATGGATTCTTTATGATGCTGCAGTCAAGGGATTATCAATCCCAGGATTTCCTGGGGTATTTCAGTGACGTTTAGAACTAATTAACTGTGCGTAGGATTTTGTTTTGTCATATGGAGAGCTCCATTTACTGGTCAGGATTGGTGAACATCTTGATGCTAGTTAGTTGAATTGTGTGTGATTT from Solanum stenotomum isolate F172 unplaced genomic scaffold, ASM1918654v1 scaffold32159, whole genome shotgun sequence encodes:
- the LOC125852076 gene encoding transcription factor bHLH104-like, whose amino-acid sequence is MDQFDSFRDANWDLIDINSFIDEEAPIDFFWNDQTENLRTVAELEAPLSSAAFQECIETEYPRKRGRNESCSKQGNKACRERLRREKLNERFSDLCSVLEPGRPVKTDKMAILGDAIRVLNQLKTESEEYKEMNQKLMEEIKTLKEEKNELREEKLALRADKERMEQELKTTASPASFIPPHPAAYQPAVNKMAVFPSYGYVPMWQYLQPSSRDTSQDHMLRPPAA